TGGCCGCAGCGCTCTCCTTCTCGACGCTGGTTACTTCCACGCCGATCTTGACGCCCAGCTTTTCCTTCTTGGCGCTGTCCAGGCTTTGCACCGAAACGCCCAGGAAGCCGTGTTCGGGCTTTTCCCCGGCCAGCAGGGTGAATGTTCCGGCCGCCAGCACAACCACGGCCGCGGCCGCGAGCGCTTGCCGCCAGCCGATGAATTTCTTCATTGTATCCATGAAAACCTCCTGTTTAAATCGGATTTCACCCTCTCAGATGCCAGGAGGTCCAAAAAAGTTTCTAAAAAATTTCTTTTAATAAAACAACGTAGGGGTTTGATTAATCAAACCCCTACCGATCAGAAAACCCGATCTCCGTAAAAATATTTTATTTCCCGCTGACGAATTGCCGGGCGTAATATTTGGCGGTCAGTTTTTCCCCGGTGGCGCGTTCGATCATCTCGTTCCAGGGCCAGCGCATGCCGGGTTTGAAGACGAACTCGGTCAAGTAACGGCCGACTTCGGGCCGGCCGACAAAACTCTGGCCCTCCACGTCATCGCTTTTCAGTATGGCGCCGGCGATATGGACCATGAGCTGCGACGCCAGCAGTTCTCCCAGCAGATAGTTGTGGTAGTAGCAAGGGTAAAGGGCGATATGGATCTTGGCGGCCCAGTCCGGCTCATTGCGTCCGGCCGGCATTTTCAGCAGCTGGTATTTTTCTACCAACTCCCACCAGCGGCGGTTCAGGTCCTGGTCGGGGTTTTCGTACATGCTTTTTTCAAATCGGAACATGACCTGGGCCCAGCGGCTGAAAACCATCTGCTGCAACCGTAGGGCATCGCGGCTGGGAGCGGCGACTCGCTGGGCCTCGGCGGCATCGATCAGGGACATGTCGCGCAGCCAGGCGGGAGAAGCGGCGAAGCGGCCGAAAAGGTTGGCGATGGCCTCGGTGGTGAAGGCATGGGCCGCATCGCGCAGCGTCCAGGGCAGCTGCGGATCGTTGAACTTGGAGTAGGCCGAATGGCCGAACTCGTGCAGCAGGGTGTTCATCCAGTAGGAGTCTGGCTTGACGCTGCAGAGCACCCGGGCGTCGCCGTTGCGGTCGATGTCGCTTGAGAAGGCGTGCTGGTATTTGCCCGGTTTTTCGAATAGGTCGCTGCGGGCGATGATGTCGTCGACCGGCAAACCGATGCCTTTGAAATAATCGTTGGTGAGCCGCACCAGGTCCCTGTCCTTATAATAGACATCCAGGTCGACCGGGTAAATGACCGGCGCCTCCTGGAAATACCGGTTCTGGTAGTGCCAGGGCATGAGCTGTTCCGGATTCAAGCCGCAGCGCGCGGCCAGGAAGGCGTCGATGGTTTTTTTCAAGGCAACGAACCCGTCCCGGGTCAACAGATCCAATTCATCGAAGAGGCTTTCGATCGCCTGCGGGTCCTGCTCGCTCAACTTCAATTGCATTTCCCGGAAATTGGCGAACCCCAGCTGCTTGGCCGCCTTGTTGCGCAGCTTAACCAGCCGCAAAATATCGGGGGCGACCAGGCGGCCGATCTCCTTGCTCCCCTTCCAAGCCGCTTCCAGCTGGCGGGAATCGTTGGCGGTGCGCAGGATCTGCTCGATGTCGTTGTCGGTCAGGGTATTGCCGTTCACACGGGCGCGGAAGGTATTGAACTTCTGCTCGATCTGAGCCTGCAGCTTGACCATGGCTTCCATCTGGGCGACGGGGATCTGGTTTTCCAGGTATGTGTCGTAAATGATATCCAGCTGCCGTTTGAGCAACGGCTCGCTGATCTGCCCGCCCTCTTTGAAGGCTTTCAGCCGCGCGAATTCAGCCGGGTCGGCGAAGACCTTGTTCAATTGGATCTGCAAATCGGCGGAACGCTTGAAATCCTCATCGCTGCCGCTGATGGACGCCTGAAACGCGGCCAGGGCGACTTCCTTGCTGAGCGGAACGACCTTGGCTTCATACCCCCGTAAAAATTGCTGGAAAGCCTTTTCACCCAGGTCGGCAGCTGGTTTTTTGACTACGGCGGCAGCGATCACGGCCGAAAAAATGATCGCGCTCAAAATAAAAATGAGTTTTCCCTGCATTTTCATTTTACCTCCTCGAATCAAGGGAACGATTATAAGACTTGTTTAACGGGTTTTTCAAACTCGTTTAGGCCGGATCCAAGTCCGCCAGGCGCTGCAGCCGGCCGTCCCGGAATTGGAAGCGCGAAACCGCTTTGCCGATTGCAGCCAGGGACCCGTCCGCCTTGACCTGCAACGCGGCGCCGGCAGGGATGCCATAGCCTGGGTCGCGGCCGGAGAACCGCAGCAGGGTTTTGAGTTCCTCCCAATCCTCTTTCTCGGCGTGGGTGTCGCAAAGCAGCGGCGCCAGCCCTAGGCAGGGAAAGATTTCGGCCGAGGCGTCGTCGCCGGCGTCGGGCCAGCGCACCCAGCTCCGGGCCAGCATGATGCTTCCTGCCGATACGCCGATGAACGGTTTGCCGGCTAGGTGGTGCTCGCGCAACCACGAATCGGCGCCGGTCCGTTCCAGCACGCGCATGCCGGCTTCGACATCGCCGCCGGAGACGAAGACGACATCGGCTTCCTGCAGCAGCGAACGGGCTTTGGCCGGATCGGCGCGCTTGGAGGCCAGGGCGGCCAGACTCACGCTGCCGGCACCCGCCTTCTTCAGCATGGACTTGATCCACATGAAGAAGACGCGGTTGTCGTTGCTGGCGGCGCCGACATAGGCGACGGCCGGCTTTTGCAGCCCCAGCAGTGAAAAAATTCTGGCCAGCAGCGATTCCCCTTCCGGGCCGCTGCTCTCCCTGCCGCCGGCGAAAAGGACGATGTCGGCCATGCTACATCCCCGTTCACAACGACGCGTGGCCCGCGGCATATGCGGTGCGGGTAAAACGGATCTTCCCGGACAGCTCATGGCGCAGGGCCCGGGCAACGGTGATTTCGATTTTGCCGTCGCCGCCGTACAGGCTGCGCAGGAGTTCCAGGCATTGGCGGCGGGCTTTGGCCGCATTGTCCGCCCCGGCCAATACCTTAAGCTTCAATGCCCCGGGCCGCGGCAAGTCGAGCTGCCAGCCGGCCAGCCCGGACACTTCGGCTAGGGAGCCGTCCAGCTCGTCCACGGTGATCGCCCTGCCTTTGTCGCTGAAGGTCACGTCGGCCAGCCGGCCTTCGATGGCGGCCAGGGTCAGCCCCTGGTCACGGCCGCAGGGGCAGGGTCCGCTGCCGTCGACGTGGACGACGTCGCCGATGTCGAAACGCAGGACCGAAAACCAGGGATTGTGGAAAACCGTGACCAGGATGCGCCCGCGCCGGGGTCCGCCGATGCCCGGTTGCCAGGGGATAAAATCGACCCGGCAATGCTCGCAGTTCTGGTGCAGGCGCCCGGCCTCGCACTCCATGAAGACGTGGCCGGTTTCGGTCGACCCGTAGGAACTGACCAGCGGGGCGCCGAAGACCTCCCGGATCTGGCGCAGGTAGAGCCGCGACGGATAGGAATAAGTCAAAAAGACCACGCGCGGCTGGTGCACCGCGACGCCCAGGGCAACGACGCGCCTGGCGAAAGCGGCCAGGTAAGCAGGATCGCCCTCGAGCGCCAGCGGAGCGTAGCCGTTGATCTCCCGGGCCATGCGCCGGACATCGCTGTCGGTCCAGGAAGCCGGGTTTATTTTCTGGTTGACGTAGAGATGGCGGCCGATGGTGCGCTTGGCCACGCTCTGCGGGCCGGCGCTGTAGCCCGGGCCGACGCAGCGCGGCGAAGCCAGGACGACTTCCTGGTGCTTGCCGTTGGCCACGGCGCTGGCATGGCGGTTGAGTTTCCAGGCGGCGCGCTCGGAAGCTTCCCACCAGAAGCGGTTGAAGACCAGCGTCACCCGGTCGCGCTTGCTGCCGCTGGTCTGGGCGAATTCAACGGCCCCGCTGGCCAGCCCTTTCTCTAAATCCCGGCCGTTCGGAACAAAACCGGAGGGAAAATGGTCGCGCAGCTCCTGCTTGGTCAGCGCCGGCAATGCCGCATAACGTTCATCAATGGGTAGATGCGGCCCGGGGTCAAAGCGCCGCCAGGAGGCATAGCCGGGAACCTCCTTCAATGCCGATTCCAGGCTGATCCGGCTGAGAAATTGATAAGGGGCAGACCCGGCAGATTGCACGATCTTCGTTTCTATTCCATTCCCGTAGACCAACATCAGTTTTCCTCGCACGTACAATCAGCAAAACAGTTTTGAAAAAAAATAATAGTCTGATTGCAGCCGCTTGTCAATCCGCTGGGCTTTTGGAAAATCAGCCCCTAATTCAATTTATTAAATTTCAATTCCCGCAGATCGGGAAAGGCAAAAACTCGAGGCATATCCTGGTCATAAAAAATGATGCCATGCTCTTGCACTTCGACATATCCCCCATATATCCGTCCGGATCCCCTGGAATCGAATTGTTTCAGAAAAATCATTTGGCCGTCTTTAAGCCGGTACACTTTCCTCCATTTTTCTACCGGCTTGCTTGAGATCACGGGCCAGGACCTGTATTCGACAAAGTAAAAATCGCCGGGCGCCACAAAGCGCATGAAACCACTATCGGGTCCGACATCATCAACCGCCAAAGTGGCCAGGTCCAGGCGGACGATGCGCTTGCGCTGACCCTTGCCCCGGTCGGTATAAATTTCGCCGATATCTTTTTTCACTTGAAAAAAATGGTTGAAGCTCAAAATCAATGAGAATTCGCCGTCAATTTCTTTAACCGTTTCACTGCCTTTGGCCAGCAGCCGGCGAACCTGCAAAGAACTGCTGCCTTGGGAGAAGAGCAGTCCGGAGCAATAGGCCGGAAATCCTTTCGTCAAGCCCAGATCTTCAATCCGGCCGTCTTCCCAAAGCCTGATGATGGTACCCCAGTTCGGGGAGGAGATCAACCAGAAACGCAGACCATTGATCTTGTCGCAGCCAAAAAACCGCGGGTCGTAATAATTTTTAAAAATCGGGCTCCGGTAGGTGATGGTTCTGCTTTGGCCGCTAAATGGATCCACTCTAACCAATTCCAGCTCATCGCTTTTTAATGGCAAACGGGAATCCATGCCCGGCCGATCGGCTTCGGTTTGGCTGCGCTGCAAATTGACAAAACTTACGCCATCATAATTGAAAGAATAAAAATTGTTGCTGGCCAGGTAACGGTCCGGGACCCGGTGCAGTGTCTTCCAGGAGAAATCCTTCATGTCCAGGCGGATGATGATATAGGAACCGTCTTCCGTGTCATATCCCAGTAAAAACAACTGCTGCCCCTTTTCCAATAATACCCGATCCCAATAAAGAGCTTTCCCGGTAGTGATCTTCTTACTACCATTTCCATCGTAAACGGTCAGATTCCCAGGCCAGCTGGCTTTCAGCAGTTGGCCGTTCTCCATCAAAAATAAATTCAAATGCCCAAAGATGGAATTTTTCTGGAGTTGGTAGGAAACTCCCAGGGAAAAGACCGTGGCCAAGAGCAGCAGGGGTACGAAAAACAGCAACTGACGGCGGTTGAAATTGCGGGCCGGACGCAGGTCGAATTTTTTGAAGGTCAGGAAATAGGAAGCCATGAAAGGCGCCAGCAGCAGGAGAAAAACAACGATCGCCGCGATCAAACTGGAGGAATCGTAAATAAGATGGCCAAAATGACCGAATTTCCAAAAGGAACCCAGGGAAAAATTGTTGTTCCAGGCAAAACCTTGGGTCAAGATAAGCGAACATAGGGTCAGGTAACCGCTTAAAGCGAGGCCGGCCCAGATGAATTGGACGATGAAATTTTCATGAATGTTGGAAAGGGAAAAAGATATGAAAAACAGGGAAAAGTAAACCAGGCTGAAAAATTCGAAATAACCGCCAAACGCATCGCCGCCGCTGAGACGATACAACAAAAAGAACACGGCATAAAACAGTACCGCCGCAGACAAGCGGGGCAGGAGCTTGATGACCAACAGCCGGCGCCGGGAGAACGGCAGGGTGAGCAGGTACTCCATCCCCTGCTGATTGCTGTCCAGGGCGAACGGCGAGAGGCCGAGGAACAGGGAAAACATCAGCAGCCAAAAGCCGAGAATGATGATAACCGTTTCAACCTGGAACTGGGGCTTGCCTTGCAGCCAATTCAGCAGGGCGGTCAGCAGGACCATTCCGGCCGCGGCCATAACGAAATACAGGGACTGCTTGGAAACCTCAAGCCATTCTTTTTTTATCATAACCGCCTCCGATAAATGCCTTGATGATCTCGGGCAACGCGATATCCTGGAAGTCCAAGGCATGCTCTCTTCGCCATTCCTCCTGGAACGGATAGATATAAAATTCCTTGTAGATGCCGTCTGTTTTTTTAAAAATGCAGGGCAAGGTTTCCGGCAAGGGTTCCCGGCTGACGACTTTTTTCATCTGGTTGCGCAGGACTTCCGTCGTTTCGTCGATGACGAACCGGCCTTCGTCCATGACCAGAACGCGCTCGGGGATCCTTTCGATCTCGCTGAAAGTATGGTTGACGGTGAGCACCGTGGCCTGGCTGGCAGCCATGTGTTCGATCAACGCCTCGATGAAGAGGTCGCGAATATAAGGGTCGAGCATGTGCATGACCTCGTCGATCAGCAGCAGGGAAGGCTTCTGGGACAACACCAGGGAAAGGTGCAGGATGGCCCGCTCCCCCTCCGACAGGCTTTTGATCCTGTCCCTTTGGTTGAGGCCCAGACACTTCAGCAGACGAGCGTCGAACTCTGTGACGGCAAAAACGCGGCAATGGAAGGCGATGGCCCGCGCGACCGTCCAATTCTCGAACAGGCTGAGAGCGTCGGAAATGAAGCCGATTTTCTCGGGTTGCACGCCGTCAGCGCAAATGATAGTCCCCGCATCCGGCAGCAGCACCCCGGCCAGCAGACGCAGCAGCGTGCTTTTGCCGACGCCGTTGCGGCCGGCGATCACCGCCCACTCCCCTTTCAAAAAGGAGACACTCAGGCCGTTGATGACTTTTTTGCGGGAGAAACTGAAAGACAGATCGCGGGTTTCAACGATGGCTTGGCTCATTTTTTTATCCTCTCTATCAGCAGCTGGATGTCCTCCAGGGAAAAGCCAAGCGAGACGGCCTTCTCCATGAAGCTCCGGAATTCGCTTTCCAGCATGGAGCGGCGCAGGACATCTTGCCGCCCCGGGGGGACCTTGATCCTGCTGCCGCTGCCGCTGCGGTTCTCGCTGAAACCCTCGGCTTCCAAAGCGTAGTATGCCTTTGCGACAGTATTGGGGTTGAGTTTGAGCAGCTTGGCCAGGTCGCGGATGGACGGCAGCTGGTCGCCGTCACGCAATCCCCCCGAAAGCACCTCCAGCTTGATTGCCTGGATAACCTGCTGGTAGGCCGGCAAGGGCGATTTCGGATCGATGGTAAGGTTCATCGTAGTTTCCGCATCTTTTTTAATGTATTACTATTATAATACAGTTATATTTTTTTGTCAACTGAATTCGCTTTTTTCTCCATGTTTTGAATTTCTTTCCCATTTCGCATACAATCATCCTTTGGCCGGACCTTTTGAGGCGGCAAAAAGGAGTTGCCATGCGTGGGAAACTATTTTTCGTGTTCGGCTTGCTTTTGTGGGGAATTGTCATCCTGCCGCTCGGGGCGGAAAATGTCGAACAGATCGTCAACCCGCGGCAGGCGTCGGGGTCGTACGTCTCCGACAATGGCGGCGTGCTGGGCCCCGAATACACCCGCCTGATCGATG
Above is a genomic segment from Candidatus Aminicenantes bacterium containing:
- a CDS encoding M2 family metallopeptidase translates to MKMQGKLIFILSAIIFSAVIAAAVVKKPAADLGEKAFQQFLRGYEAKVVPLSKEVALAAFQASISGSDEDFKRSADLQIQLNKVFADPAEFARLKAFKEGGQISEPLLKRQLDIIYDTYLENQIPVAQMEAMVKLQAQIEQKFNTFRARVNGNTLTDNDIEQILRTANDSRQLEAAWKGSKEIGRLVAPDILRLVKLRNKAAKQLGFANFREMQLKLSEQDPQAIESLFDELDLLTRDGFVALKKTIDAFLAARCGLNPEQLMPWHYQNRYFQEAPVIYPVDLDVYYKDRDLVRLTNDYFKGIGLPVDDIIARSDLFEKPGKYQHAFSSDIDRNGDARVLCSVKPDSYWMNTLLHEFGHSAYSKFNDPQLPWTLRDAAHAFTTEAIANLFGRFAASPAWLRDMSLIDAAEAQRVAAPSRDALRLQQMVFSRWAQVMFRFEKSMYENPDQDLNRRWWELVEKYQLLKMPAGRNEPDWAAKIHIALYPCYYHNYLLGELLASQLMVHIAGAILKSDDVEGQSFVGRPEVGRYLTEFVFKPGMRWPWNEMIERATGEKLTAKYYARQFVSGK
- a CDS encoding Type 1 glutamine amidotransferase-like domain-containing protein, whose protein sequence is MADIVLFAGGRESSGPEGESLLARIFSLLGLQKPAVAYVGAASNDNRVFFMWIKSMLKKAGAGSVSLAALASKRADPAKARSLLQEADVVFVSGGDVEAGMRVLERTGADSWLREHHLAGKPFIGVSAGSIMLARSWVRWPDAGDDASAEIFPCLGLAPLLCDTHAEKEDWEELKTLLRFSGRDPGYGIPAGAALQVKADGSLAAIGKAVSRFQFRDGRLQRLADLDPA
- a CDS encoding ATP-binding cassette domain-containing protein; the protein is MSQAIVETRDLSFSFSRKKVINGLSVSFLKGEWAVIAGRNGVGKSTLLRLLAGVLLPDAGTIICADGVQPEKIGFISDALSLFENWTVARAIAFHCRVFAVTEFDARLLKCLGLNQRDRIKSLSEGERAILHLSLVLSQKPSLLLIDEVMHMLDPYIRDLFIEALIEHMAASQATVLTVNHTFSEIERIPERVLVMDEGRFVIDETTEVLRNQMKKVVSREPLPETLPCIFKKTDGIYKEFYIYPFQEEWRREHALDFQDIALPEIIKAFIGGGYDKKRMA
- a CDS encoding GntR family transcriptional regulator gives rise to the protein MNLTIDPKSPLPAYQQVIQAIKLEVLSGGLRDGDQLPSIRDLAKLLKLNPNTVAKAYYALEAEGFSENRSGSGSRIKVPPGRQDVLRRSMLESEFRSFMEKAVSLGFSLEDIQLLIERIKK